In the Candidatus Electrothrix sp. GW3-4 genome, one interval contains:
- a CDS encoding PEP/pyruvate-binding domain-containing protein, producing the protein MTDQQSPVFTSKAWEANKEETASVVEIPERFRVLQEVVARYQGVATKLEHLLYEISHPYRNWQMIILELRPFVLKNFNQYRRHELGPACFSLFAGVFLDALTESKKNGKVVSMTMEAMLAYADKLIASLHIDSFELYQEQLDSFFERLVRLDEIDESVMMYMVQGHHPMKKMALHLMKLGRNHEGISFSCGPLARLMKKILRLNYTYWLSEENPQPWFETQCGSFCSGWQAGSLLTAISHDRFQEHLAALDIIDIEADAYQALSELLELPAHIDIVRFYREIPKQLTPDTDDEQEASFAENRKLFFLFRIMDTSGLYLIHEESLREINRSLIQLIRKQTFEEIEQFFVTTFHLLKANVRKYPHTSLQCIQVIGGEVFRRNNSRLVEAFLFETVRFGFQYANVMGVDEDWQPITNPAHLANIRGWLSLIMQEPKWCSTLFSALIINIKLSGTCVKDTDLFQRDITDLLNHPIFPIYNLAKQFTKLMPVFFNEIGAEGELRDVSTELDEMHKRHDVLIHFLRKQSHVESSNLIVGFIKGIFVFWLTLEKRHLRPFLPDEILAQVVTEGPFIDELHVLTKRIQQEREISSMDEVLDWPKKERHAWLSQQEDISLGERRRFTLLVRMFKLLQHKYSLSMQELRHQLHDAAQGGFPEMEGLLDVLEKGDIFACLDALLTQLERLKEIILSEERFEPREEIYYKRHIAVDIPSVYGRYSERKFDALGLSFRLENLANIYIERLTRSINLGFITQATFIRISRCLLLLLRALKVDGITSRRLDTYTSLLSSSITMKRFTYTQHLDIVRGLSEGVKDVIYAYYTNVHQNNLSIIIPQTGQKNLLTKYRSLCEDEDMAATVHRLSESFFRDLIASTFGLQHLDNFITRIIHTLEAQKDILDARTIDLLMTYNPEKTISSLYNENLRTHNLIHLGNKGFNLMILAGDGKPVPPAFIITTEIFRCWRAVQGFKRARDEFMQRVRGAITSLEEQTNRSFGSPRDPLLLSVRSGSAMSMPGMMTTIHNVGLNEELVEELVAHHPEKEYFLWDNYRRFLQSWAMAGGMEREEFQGLMNSHKEQHGVRLKRQFSAPQMRELALDYQAALRRRGRSAPEDPWLQLIGAVEMVLSSWNTAKATQYRNLMDVSDDWGTAVIVQSMVYGNRSAEAGSGVLFTAHPYRKVRRVALWGDYASEDQGEDIVSGLVNSYPVSVEQAELDGRPVEQTLERKFPAIYSRLLSIARDLVYTKEWNPQEIEFTFEGPAAEDLYILQTRDMITVKKKERFHVFRESEELQGSILGKGIGVSGSALSGLAVFTEENIQQLREEQPDVPLILIRQDTVPEDIREISMAEGLLTARGGQTSHASVVATRLEKTCVVGCRDLQVFESREYAVTNGVRIRFGDPISIDGRNGLFLKGIHPSREEVHILPL; encoded by the coding sequence ATGACTGATCAACAATCTCCAGTGTTTACATCCAAGGCCTGGGAGGCCAATAAAGAGGAAACCGCCAGTGTTGTGGAGATCCCGGAACGCTTCAGGGTCCTCCAGGAGGTTGTAGCCCGCTATCAGGGGGTGGCAACCAAGCTGGAACACCTGCTCTACGAGATCAGCCATCCCTATCGGAACTGGCAGATGATTATCCTGGAACTGCGCCCCTTTGTCCTTAAAAATTTCAATCAATATCGAAGGCATGAACTGGGGCCTGCCTGTTTTTCTCTGTTTGCAGGGGTTTTTCTTGATGCCCTGACAGAGTCGAAGAAAAACGGCAAGGTGGTCTCCATGACCATGGAGGCTATGTTGGCCTATGCTGATAAGCTCATCGCCTCGTTGCACATCGATTCATTTGAGCTCTATCAGGAACAGCTGGACAGCTTCTTTGAACGATTGGTTCGGCTGGATGAGATTGATGAAAGCGTGATGATGTATATGGTCCAGGGACATCATCCCATGAAGAAGATGGCCTTGCATCTGATGAAACTCGGGCGCAACCATGAGGGTATCTCCTTCTCCTGCGGCCCCCTGGCCCGGCTGATGAAAAAGATCCTCCGGCTGAATTATACGTATTGGCTCAGTGAAGAAAACCCTCAGCCCTGGTTTGAGACCCAATGTGGTTCGTTTTGCAGCGGATGGCAGGCAGGATCGCTGCTCACGGCCATCTCCCATGACCGTTTTCAAGAGCATCTGGCAGCCCTTGATATCATCGATATTGAGGCAGATGCCTATCAGGCCCTGAGCGAGCTTCTGGAGCTGCCCGCCCATATCGATATTGTCCGGTTCTATCGGGAGATTCCCAAGCAGTTAACCCCAGACACCGACGATGAACAGGAGGCCTCGTTTGCCGAGAACCGCAAGCTCTTCTTTCTCTTTCGGATCATGGACACCTCGGGCCTCTATCTGATCCATGAGGAAAGCCTGCGTGAGATCAACCGCTCGCTGATCCAGCTCATTCGCAAGCAGACCTTTGAGGAGATAGAACAGTTCTTTGTCACCACCTTCCACCTCCTTAAGGCCAATGTGCGCAAATATCCCCATACCTCCCTGCAATGTATTCAGGTGATTGGGGGCGAGGTCTTTCGCCGCAATAACTCGCGTCTGGTGGAGGCCTTTCTCTTTGAGACGGTTCGCTTTGGCTTTCAGTACGCCAATGTCATGGGGGTGGACGAGGATTGGCAGCCCATCACCAACCCGGCCCATCTCGCCAATATCCGGGGCTGGTTGAGTCTGATTATGCAGGAACCCAAATGGTGTTCCACCCTGTTCTCGGCCCTGATCATCAATATCAAGCTTTCCGGGACCTGCGTCAAGGATACGGATCTCTTTCAACGCGACATCACCGATCTGCTCAATCATCCCATCTTCCCTATCTATAATCTGGCCAAGCAGTTCACCAAGTTGATGCCGGTCTTCTTTAACGAAATCGGGGCAGAAGGGGAGTTGCGGGATGTCTCGACTGAACTGGACGAGATGCATAAGCGCCATGATGTGCTGATCCACTTCCTGCGCAAGCAATCTCATGTGGAGTCCTCCAACCTGATTGTCGGCTTTATCAAGGGGATCTTTGTCTTCTGGCTGACCCTGGAGAAGAGGCATCTCCGCCCCTTTCTCCCTGATGAGATCCTTGCCCAGGTGGTCACCGAAGGCCCGTTTATTGATGAATTGCATGTCCTGACCAAACGGATCCAGCAGGAGCGGGAGATCTCCTCCATGGATGAGGTCCTGGATTGGCCCAAGAAGGAACGTCATGCCTGGCTCAGCCAGCAGGAGGATATCTCGCTCGGGGAGCGCAGGCGTTTTACCCTCTTGGTGAGGATGTTCAAACTCCTCCAGCATAAGTACAGCCTGAGTATGCAAGAGCTGCGGCATCAACTGCATGATGCGGCCCAAGGCGGTTTTCCTGAGATGGAGGGCCTGTTGGATGTGCTGGAGAAGGGGGATATCTTTGCCTGTCTTGATGCCCTGCTCACCCAGTTGGAGCGGTTAAAGGAGATTATTCTCTCTGAGGAACGGTTTGAACCCAGGGAGGAGATCTATTATAAAAGGCATATTGCCGTGGATATCCCCTCGGTCTATGGGCGCTATTCGGAACGGAAATTTGATGCCCTGGGCCTGAGCTTCCGTCTGGAGAACCTGGCCAATATCTATATAGAACGCCTGACCCGCTCCATCAACCTGGGCTTTATCACCCAGGCCACCTTTATCCGCATCTCCCGTTGCCTGCTCCTCCTTCTCCGGGCCCTGAAGGTGGATGGGATCACCAGTCGGCGGCTGGATACCTATACCAGTCTGCTTAGTTCGTCCATCACCATGAAGCGCTTTACCTATACCCAGCATCTGGACATTGTTCGCGGCCTCTCTGAAGGGGTCAAGGATGTGATCTATGCCTATTACACCAATGTTCATCAGAATAATCTCTCTATAATTATTCCCCAGACAGGGCAGAAGAATCTCCTGACCAAGTACCGTTCGCTCTGTGAGGATGAGGATATGGCGGCCACGGTCCATCGCCTGTCCGAGTCCTTTTTCCGGGACCTTATCGCCAGTACCTTTGGTCTGCAACATCTGGATAACTTTATTACCCGTATCATCCATACCCTGGAGGCGCAAAAGGATATCCTGGATGCCCGGACCATTGACCTGCTCATGACCTATAATCCGGAAAAGACCATCTCCTCCTTGTATAATGAAAATCTCCGCACCCATAATCTGATCCATCTGGGCAATAAGGGCTTTAACCTGATGATCTTGGCCGGGGACGGTAAACCGGTGCCGCCAGCCTTTATCATCACCACCGAGATCTTTCGCTGCTGGCGGGCCGTGCAGGGCTTTAAACGGGCCCGTGATGAGTTTATGCAACGGGTACGGGGGGCTATTACCAGTCTGGAGGAGCAGACGAACCGGAGTTTTGGTTCACCCAGAGACCCCCTGTTGCTCTCTGTCCGTTCCGGGTCAGCCATGTCCATGCCTGGGATGATGACCACCATCCATAACGTGGGGCTCAATGAGGAGCTGGTGGAAGAGTTGGTCGCGCATCACCCGGAGAAAGAGTATTTCCTCTGGGATAATTATCGTCGTTTTCTCCAGTCCTGGGCCATGGCCGGTGGTATGGAACGGGAGGAGTTCCAGGGGCTGATGAACAGCCATAAAGAACAGCATGGCGTGCGTCTGAAACGGCAGTTTTCCGCACCACAGATGCGGGAGTTGGCCTTGGATTACCAGGCTGCCTTGCGCAGGCGCGGGCGCAGCGCTCCTGAGGACCCCTGGTTGCAGTTGATCGGGGCCGTGGAAATGGTGCTCTCCTCCTGGAATACGGCCAAGGCAACCCAGTATCGCAACCTGATGGATGTGTCCGATGATTGGGGCACGGCCGTGATTGTCCAGTCCATGGTCTATGGCAATAGGAGTGCAGAGGCGGGCAGTGGGGTCCTGTTTACTGCCCACCCTTATCGCAAGGTGCGACGGGTGGCCCTGTGGGGGGATTATGCCTCTGAGGACCAGGGGGAGGATATCGTTTCCGGCCTGGTCAACAGCTACCCGGTCTCTGTGGAGCAGGCTGAACTGGACGGGAGACCGGTGGAACAGACCCTGGAACGGAAGTTCCCGGCCATCTATAGCCGTCTGCTCAGCATTGCCCGGGACCTGGTCTATACCAAGGAGTGGAATCCCCAGGAGATCGAGTTCACCTTTGAAGGGCCTGCGGCAGAGGATCTCTACATCCTCCAGACCCGGGATATGATCACGGTGAAAAAGAAGGAACGTTTCCACGTCTTTCGCGAATCAGAGGAGCTGCAGGGGAGTATCCTGGGCAAGGGGATCGGGGTGAGCGGTTCTGCCCTTTCTGGTCTGGCCGTGTTCACAGAAGAGAACATCCAGCAGCTGAGAGAGGAGCAGCCCGATGTCCCTCTGATCCTGATCCGGCAGGATACCGTGCCTGAGGATATCCGGGAGATCTCCATGGCAGAAGGGCTCCTTACTGCCCGGGGCGGTCAGACCTCCCATGCCTCGGTGGTGGCCACCCGCCTGGAAAAGACCTGTGTGGTGGGGTGCCGGGACCTCCAGGTCTTTGAAAGCCGGGAGTATGCCGTGACCAATGGGGTGCGGATCCGCTTTGGTGACCCGATCTCCATTGACGGCCGTAATGGTCTCTTTCTCAAGGGGATCCATCCCTCCCGGGAAGAAGTGCATATCCTGCCCCTGTAG